In Monodelphis domestica isolate mMonDom1 chromosome 1, mMonDom1.pri, whole genome shotgun sequence, the sequence aaaggaaaaaatgttacctATTTTTCAGACTAGACAAGTGAATGAGTGCCAGAGGAAGAGtaggaaatccctcttccccatCAGACCAAGCAATTAAATATCTTTTCTGCTTTAAGTCTAGGAATCTAAAGATCACAACACTGATGAAGAGATCCAGATGGTCAATTTTTTATAAAGCAAGGCCTTTCATAAAGAGACTGCCTTTATATATCACTTCaatgtaaaaataattctgagacaattttgatttttaaaaatttttagttaTCTTTCaacttcaattcagttcaataacaaatatttattacaaacTTACTATATGTTCAAGGTTCTGGTActactaaaacaaaaacaatgcaaaaatAGTCCCTATCCTCTAGAAACTTATATTTTACTAAATTATGACTTTAAAGCAAAAAGTCTgtccatcaaaaaaaaaaggcaaatatagTAGGAAGTTATATTTCCAACATGAATAGATAAAAAAGTGAAACTTAAAACTTTCCTGCGGATTTTATGTATTGGAACCataaggggtggggggtgggagggacagCTACTGAGGCTCAGGGGATTAAGAGCAGGCCAGggaagtctgacctcagatacttccttagttgtgtgaccctaggcatgtcacttaacctggatgggaaggtaatggattttttaaaaaggaatataaaatcgATCACAGATGACATCTCAAAAAGTCATTCCCTAAAAGTGAAACTATTGCCAGCAACATTTCTAATACCTTTGAAAATACAGTACCAGGTACAGAAAACTTAGAAATCATTTTGCTAAGGTAAAAAGGTTTAGAAGCACTGAATTTCCTCCAATGATAATACTAGCCAAAGCCAGGGCCCCAGACAGAGCCCTTCATTTTCATTCCACCGCTGgggtaacatttttttcttttaagcagaAAGAACCCTTTGGTCCCTTTCCTTACACTCCAGAGGGGCAACAACCTGCCTGCTATGAACAAGGTTTTCCGTTTTTAGTAGGTTTCTGGAAAACCTCCCTTTTCTTCAGTTTCTGCGGGAGCCAAGTCCTGCCAGCTGCGGACCAGGGGCAGCCCTTGGAGCTACCCGCACACCGGCGCAAAGCCCTGGCACTTGGGCTCAAGGATGCCCATCTTTGACTCTGCCCTCCCAGAACACGAAAGAGGCCAACAGCCACTTGGGGAAGGGAGACAAGAAACGTGCATTAAGGGATTCAGCGAGAGAACCTGGAAACCACTCCtcgccgccccccccccaaaaacgACTCATTGCAGCCTCTTCCACTGGAGGCAGGAAGCCAAGGGGGGCCCGCGCGGAGCGCTCCCGGGATTAGGGGGAGGAGTGGTCAGGGAGGACTCGAATGTTAGGAAGCAGAATGAAGAGCTTTGGGGAGGCCAAGGGAGGTCTGGCTCCAGGGGGTTAGCTGAAAGGGGAGGGGACAATGGTCCAGAACTACAAGGGACTGGGCAGAAGGTTTATGCCAAGAGCCCTGGGAGGTGGGTTTGGGAGATGGGATAGAGCGGGGGGCTGGGAGGGGATAAGGAGGGACCAGAGAGAGACACCTGGGGGAAGGGGGGCAAGCTGAAAGGGAAGGATGGAGAAGGGGGGGCAAGTCGAGACCGGGAAGGGGAGGGTGGAGTGGGCGCCGGATGAAAGATCAGGGTTGGGGCTAGAAGGCGATTGAAGGGGTCATTAGGGCAGAGACTGAAGGAGATGGGGGCCCGCTCGGGAAAGGGGGGGGCCAGGAGGAGACACGGCAAGAGCTAGCGGGCTCcgtgggaggggggcagctgaCAGGTGGGGGCGGCCTAAGGGGGACGGCGGGGCATGGGGGAGGAGTGGACCGAAGAGTCATGGGGAGTCGGGGGTCCGGGGGTCGGGCGCCGCTTGGCTGCCCAGGCCGGCCCGGCCCCGCGGCCTCGCGTGAGCGCGCGCCCCAGTCCGCACCCCAACTTCCCGGGCGGCCCCGCGGCGGGGCAGCACACTTACCGGGAGTGCGGAGAGCTCATCCTTTCTGCCGAGGGCCGGGCGGCCGGACTCCTGGGGCCCTCCCCGGCCGCCGCGACCTCTCAGGccggcccggcccggctcagGATCAGGCTGCGGGGCGAGCTCTGGCAGGCGCGGACGCGGACGGGTGCGGGTGCGGCCGTCGCGGCGCAGTGCCTCCAAACCGTCGGCTCCCGCTCCTCTCGTCGTTTCTCCGGTccgctccttccctccctccctccctccctgcccgcTCGGCGCGAAGCGGTGGCTGTGGcggtggtggcggcggcggcggtggtggCGGCGGTAGCGGCGGCGGCGAATTCCAATCAGTGCAGCCGCGGTCCAGACGAAGCTTGGGacggagggggagggggggaggtgcTGGAGACGCTGGGGGGGGGCCCGCCGCGGAGAGGGGGTGGGGCGTCAAGGAGGCGGGACCTCCTCCGGGCTCCGCACGCACGCATGCACGCACGCATCCCCACGCTCCTGCGTAGACCCCGCCCCGCCCCTCCCATCCGGGGAGTCGAAAGAAGCCGAGCACCGGCGGAGTCTCCCGAAGGGTCTCAGAGAGCTCCCTTCCCCGCCCTCCCACGTCCCTGGGGAGGCTCTGCCCGCGTGCACTGGATCCTCGCGCCAAGAGCCTACCAGCACAACCGGACACACAGAAGGCTCTCAATCAGTGCGCGTTGGCTAGCCGCTGTGGCCCCCGCCCCGCTTCTCCGGACCTTCAGTG encodes:
- the LOC130457054 gene encoding transcription initiation factor TFIID subunit 4-like, with product MGEEWTEESWGVGGPGVGRRLAAQAGPAPRPRVSARPSPHPNFPGGPAAGQHTYRECGELILSAEGRAAGLLGPSPAAATSQAGPARLRIRLRGELWQARTRTGAGAAVAAQCLQTVGSRSSRRFSGPLLPSLPPSLPARREAVAVAVVAAAAVVAAVAAAANSNQCSRGPDEAWDGGGGGEVLETLGGGPPRRGGGASRRRDLLRAPHARMHARIPTLLRRPRPAPPIRGVERSRAPAESPEGSQRAPFPALPRPWGGSARVHWILAPRAYQHNRTHRRLSISARWLAAVAPAPLLRTFSGHFT